In the Acidobacteriota bacterium genome, CGGAGGGATCGATCCCGGCGGCCTCGCACACGGCGAGAATCGACTCGGGCATTTTCCTGACCGCCTGCCGGAAGACCTCACGGCCGGCCATGTCCGGAACGTAGCTTCCGTCGTCGACCTGTTCTTTGCTGATCCACGGGCGTTTGAGAAATGAACCGCCCTGCACCCAGAGAGCCTCGAGGAGCGACCCGTCGGTAAAGAGACGCGTCTCGAGAAGGCCTCGGCCGTTCTCGTCGTGCCCTTCGACGACGACCGCGCCCGCTCCGTCTCCGAAGAGGACGACGCGATCGCGGTAGCGGGTGTTGTACTCCCGCTCGTCGTCGGTCACCTCGCGCGACTCCTCACCGATCAGCGTCTTCCACCCTTTGTCCCATGGCATGAACGGCGTGTGGACTTCCGAGCCCACCAGAAGAACCCGTCCGTACTTGCCGCTCCGGACCAACGAGTCGACGAGGTCGAGTCCGTAGAGGAAGCCGCTGCATTGCTGTCGGATGTCGAACGTCGGGATCTCGCGCAGTCCGATCCGTTCCTGGAGAAGCGGGCCGTTTCCGGGGAAGTAGTAGTCGGGTGTCATCGTGGCGAAGACGACGGCGTCGATCGCGTCGGGCTCGAGCCCCGCGTTTTCGATCGCCGCCTTCGCGGCCGTCGCGCCGAGCTCGGAGGAACCCTGTCCCGACGAAGCGAATCGTCTCTGCTCGATGCCGGAGCGGGTTCGGATCCATTCATCCGAGGTTTCCATGATCCGGGCGAGATCGTCGTTGGTGACGACGTTGTCGGGGATGCCGATTCCACTTCCGGTGATGACGCTCCGCATCGGCCGATTATATGAGGGTGGAGAAGCAGGGGTCAGGGATCAGGGATCAGGGAAGAAGGCAGGGATCAGGGATTAGGGATCAGGGATCAGGGAAGGATCGCCACCAGCCTGCGAGACGTTTCCCATCACCGGGAGGGGTTGCAACTGGCGAGGTGCCGGCGATCTTCCAACCTCAAACCTCCAACCTTCAACCTTCAAAATTGTTATTAGAGTTTACGACTCGACCGCCGTTTTCACTGGTACAGGCTTCGCAACCGCGCAGGAGTCGAATGGGCGCGAAGATCCTCGCAATAGAAGACGACCCCCAGATTCTCGATCTCTACGTCACCTTCTTCGAACGCCGCGGCTACAC is a window encoding:
- a CDS encoding ketoacyl-ACP synthase III; this encodes MRSVITGSGIGIPDNVVTNDDLARIMETSDEWIRTRSGIEQRRFASSGQGSSELGATAAKAAIENAGLEPDAIDAVVFATMTPDYYFPGNGPLLQERIGLREIPTFDIRQQCSGFLYGLDLVDSLVRSGKYGRVLLVGSEVHTPFMPWDKGWKTLIGEESREVTDDEREYNTRYRDRVVLFGDGAGAVVVEGHDENGRGLLETRLFTDGSLLEALWVQGGSFLKRPWISKEQVDDGSYVPDMAGREVFRQAVRKMPESILAVCEAAGIDPSEIDLVLAHQANLRIIEGVRKALDFPEEKVPHNIERYGNTTAGTLPILYHELVSEGRIREGMLLAFTALGSGLHWGAALYRV